Within the Sarcophilus harrisii chromosome 2, mSarHar1.11, whole genome shotgun sequence genome, the region CTTCTAGGTTGGAAACTTCAGTAACAGAGAATGGTAATATTCTTAACAGGTACAGGGAGAAAGTATGGAGTTTTcaatcaaatcagtcaacatttattagatacctactGTGTTCCCTGTAAGGACAAGGCAGGTGGGTGGCGGAGTGGATCAGAtccaggcttggaatcaagaactgagttcaaatctggcctcaggtgcTTACCAgctctgaccctgggcaagccacttggcctgtttgcctcagtttcctcctctgtaaaatgagctggagaaggacatggcagagctccccagcatctctgccaagtaAACCCCCACTGGGGTCCCGAGGAGTTGGACGTGACTGGAACAACTGAATGACAGCAacgtggcaggcactgtgctacttTGGGGGgataagaaggaaaagacagagCCTGCCcgggcttacaatctaatggggaaatgACACCAAAACTTACACAAAGCAAGTGGTACACAGCATAAATAACAAGTCATTAACAGAGAGAAACCCCTGGATTCAAGGGAGATTAGTAGTTGTTGCTATGTAGGTGCCGgtagttgggggagggggggatggaATTCCAGGCCCAGAGAGGGCCAGAGAGAAAGCCAAAAGACCAGTGGTCCGGAGGCCAGTGTCATGGGGTCAGAGGGGCCCTGTCAGGGACTAAGATACCGGAAGccaggaaaggaggggagggcgAGCTGATGACAGCCTCTGGAGGCCCTGCAGAGCTGGGTGTGCACGTGCTTCCACTTCTGCAGGTCTGGGTCAGGCAGGGGAGGAGCTCCAGAACAAACCCAAGGGCCTGAGTCAGGGAGGCCGGCGGAGGGCAGCACCCTGGACAGCTCCTCTGCTGGGGTCCCATGCACAGTCAGTGagctgaccttggagtcaggcCTTCTTTTCCTGGGGTGGGGGGTGGTAAGTTCTTCTTCTGCAGGCTCCAAGCTCTGAGTCAGGGACTGGGGGCGGGGTGGACAGCCACTCCTTAGGGTTCTTGGTGGTTTCTGGTAGAAATCAACAGAAATTATCGTTCACATCAAAGGGACGCCTGCTCCCTGGATGTACGATGTTGATGGAAACAGTGATGGGAAGAGCCCTGAAGATCCAGAGGCTCCCTGTGGCGGAGCCTGAAGGAAGAAGGCCACCGAGGGGCCAGCCTAATCCGCTCTCCAGCTAATCAGACTTCTAGATCTTGtcttctgggggagggaggagacttGGGAGGCTCGCAAAGGGCTCATCTGTGGTGTATAAGGAAATGTAGCCAGAACAGTTGGGACTGGTGTGAGTtgtggaaaagagccacatccgtcagaactgatcatcgtatagtcttgttgctgtgtacaatgatctcgtggttctgctcacttccctcagcatcagttcctgtaagccACTCCAGCTCTCTCTAAAATCCTCCTGctgttgtttcttacagaacaataatattccatgacattcatgtcccctaacttattcagccattctccagctgatgggcagccacttgtttccaattttttgctaccacaaaaagagctcctacaaATGTTTTCACACATTTGGTCTTTTTCCCTTGTTTATGATCTCcggaatacaggcccagtagaggcactgctagaacctcagtttcttcatctgtaaaaatgaggataatgataactcccatttataaagtcctttatGGTTTGAAAATGTCTTTAGgccacaacaaccctgtgaggtgggtgctattaaTATTCTTGATTCAGTGacctgtccaagatcacacagctcatAAACGTCTGAAATGTGACTAAATCCCATATCTCCCCAACTCCAACTCCATTCATGGAATGTGGACGatatctttactaagaaaggCATTGTGCTGTGGTACCTTAAAATCTAGAAGTCGATATTCAAATGCTCCATGTGCTGCTTTTTTAGCTTTGGGATTCCTAGCAAGTACCTAACTTGagactcaattttttcatctgtaaaatggggatcattttAGTCTCACTACTGGCTTCATAGTGCTCTTTTGGGGAACTTTCTATAAGAAGTAGCTTTCAGGAGAGCCTTTCTCTTAGTTGTACTCTAACCTTGTTAGGTATGGGGAGGGAACAGACTCTAATCTTTTTAAGAGCAGAGACCAGGCCACATAGATGTCTTTTATATTCCTAGATAGAGCTTAGCACAAAACTGAGCATGGAATAGGTGCCCAGTAAGGGCTCATTTGTTGGCTGCCATTGGCCCTCCTGGTATAGGGAGCTGAAATGCTGTAGATCCCTAGTGACCCAGCCTCCAAACATTCTTTCCACATCTACACAATCTAATCAAGGCACTTAAAAACACGTACAAATTTATGGGTTTGTCTTCTAGGCCTTGGGGATAGAACCATAGAACTATTGTTTGAGCAGTAAAGGGAAAGGGGGACATATTGggaaatgttaaaacaaaagcTAGAGATAAGCTTTAGAGCTCTTCTGAGTTTTgctccttcatttcacagatgaggaaacagacccagagtCATATAGCAGGTAAATGTTGTCTTCACAAATCCTTAACATAGTAAGCTCAAGAGTACCCATGTTCTCTGATCAAATAATACTTTCCACTTACAGAGAGGGACTAgtatattttacagatattttcattagaaataatttcattaattccttggGATGAGAAAGAATGGTTGACTTTTAACCCTCCCTGTGGGAAGGAGTGTTCACCTTGCTGATACATTGACATTTCAAAGCAAAAATCCACGAAAAGAATAATGGTTTATGTTCAGTCTTCATTTGTAAGGTCCTTTGTATTCTTCTTTAGGGTAGGTCTCTTTTTTAATATCTGGTGCTTAGCACGgtgtctggcatatagcaggTAGATGCTtgacaaatgtttattttaaaaagcagtgaAAATGAGAAGAGTCCCAAACTCCAAAGAAACATGAGCTGCTGGGAACAGTATAGGGAGAGTCAcaggattcagagctggaaaggacctcagagatcagtTAGTCtgccctgctcattttacagagaaggaagccGAAGTCCCCATAAGGAAAaggcttgtccaaagtcatacaaatGGAATTTGAGCTAGGACCTTAGACCGGCGCTGGCAGAGGTCTCACAGGCAGGTCTGCCATGGGGAGTTACAGTGGTAGTAGTAAGGAGGCAGATTTTGAGACCACGTCAGCTGCTCCCTAATTCTATGCTCCAGAGCTGAGACTTTCACTTCTTAGTATCCAAGGAAAACTGGAAGAGGCAGGTGAGCTCTTGTGTGTCTTATCAGCTCGCTCTTTTCCCATCATCCCAGAGCTCAACCTGGAGGGGAACGCTCTGCGCCGGCTGCCTGATGAGATCAGCACCCTACAGCACCTCAAGGCAATTAATCTGGCCCGGAATCAGTTCCAGGACTTCCCAGAGAAGCTCACGGCCCTGCGGGCTCTTGAGACTATCAACCTGGAGAAGAATGCGATTGTGGGTGAGTTCTCGCCTCTCTGCCAGTGAAAGCAGGGGTGGGGAGTGGGCGTGGGCCTGGAGAGGGAAGGGGCCATAAAAGGTCAGAGCTAGAGGCCCCGGGCCAGGTGTGTTACAGGTGGGGCTTGGCAAACCTTTGCTAAAGTAACCctcagaaacagagaaaaaaaagctcCACCAGATCTATGAGACAAGCAGAGTCCTTACACCTGAAACAGGGAGGGATTAAACAGAGAAAACAGGAGACCAGTTTTGCTAGCAAATAAATGAGTATTTAATCCCAGCAACAGGACTGTagatttctctgtttctctgcacatacacatgcacacacacatccCTCTACATGTATAATTGCCATAACCAAGACAGATTTATAGCAAGGattcaatgttaggaaaatgaTGAACATTAGCTAGAGGGGACCACAGAAGAGCCTGTCAAAGCTTGTCAGCCTCTTTCCCATCATCTCCACTGGCCTCATTGTATGCAGAGGATCTGGAGGCCTGGGGAGGGCCCCCCCAATCACCCAGTGCACTAGTGGCAGAGCTCCGCCCAGAACTTAGACTTGGCGCTTGTCACCCAGGACTCTGGTCCCCAGGATAGGCTCTCATTTGGCACTGCCCACCCTACCGGACACTATAGGCCTTTGCCGCTTGACGGCCGGGAATGCCAGTCTGGGCTGTGACGAGTCACTGGCTGTCTCTGGGGCTCCGTCCCTGAGACCCTTCCGGGGCACCAGGCACCGAAGCCTTAGTGAGAAGGGGGCTGTCCACAGGCAAACACTGGTTCTGGGGGCGGCTGCAGGAGGGCTGGCGTGCTGACCTGAGAGCCAAACTAGGGGCTGCGGGATGGAGTGCAGCGGGGAACGGGACTCAGCCccagagacctgagttcaaatcctgactttgctgCCTCTTGGCCCTGGGAACCTATGCAGGTCACtcgatttcttttttctctgttggGGGGTGAGGATGGAAGGAGCAGCagatgagaggaaggaaaaatgcttgtgaatgtttttaaattgtcagctaatgtgcatttattaagttctttataTGTGCTCGGCCCCGGGAGGGAAAGCCTGAAGCAGAACGCAGTCCTTGCCTGTAGAGAGTTCTAGGGAAACTGTGTGGGCTGGAAAATGGATCCCACCCTgggcactggggggggggggcaggcggGCGGGCAGGTGGGCATGCAGGTTGGTGGGCATGCAGGCAGGTAAGTGGGTGGGCAGGTGGGCATGCAGGTTGGTGGGCATGCAGGTGGGTGAGTGGGTGGGCAGGCAGCGGCCAGGCTCCCTAACAATGCTTGGGAAAGGCTTCTAGAGGCAGAACTAGAGAAAGGGCTTGCAGGGCCTGCCAAAGGGCCCGAGCTTGGAAAGAAGGGGATGATTTCTGCTGGAGAAACAATGGGCCCCGTGACCCTGGGACGGTCATTCCGTGTGCTCGTTGTAATGTGTCCGGAGGCCGGACCCTCGCCTCCCTGCCTCTAGGAGCAGGGGCGTCTGGCTGCGGAGGCGCTGGGGGTCCTATagcatcattctgagaagggatctgtGGATCTCATGAGACTGCCCGAGGGGGCCAGACACCAAAAAGGTGAAGAACAAGGGGGCCATCtagccccccccctccccaccactCCCTGAAGGGCCTTGGCTACAGCTGCTGCTTCCTGGTCCGAGGGGCCGATTCTTCAGGGCAGCGCTGGCTCTGCACGACAGCAGGCAGAGCCACACAACGCCGGCCCCGTGAGGTGTCCCCAGCCCGGTGCCCTGCTTAGCCAGGGCAGGAGCCGCTGGCCCCGAGTCCGGGCCTCGGTGCACCCAGGCGtgcagggggtggggaggagcagCCGGACCCTGGCGTCCGGTGCAGCAGGCGGGTCCCTGGGCCCGGACCTTCTCCCCCGGATGTCCTGTAGGTGTCGGGGCGCCTGAGAGGGGCGGACAAAGGGCTGATGGCCTCCTGTTGCTCCTGTGGTGGGGCCTGCCCGGGAGCCTGGGCTTGTCAGCAGAAGGAGCAGAGCCCCCCGGGGGGCAGCACGGCCTTGGCGGGCAGCGAGGGATGGCAAGAACTTCAGGACTCCTTTCACCCGCACTTTGTAACCTGGGGTCCGGGAACTTGTTCAACATTTTGATCAGTGGTGGGCCTTAGTCCATCAGGGCACATTTAATAAGTAAGTGGCTCCTCTATGCTGGGCCCTGCTCCAAGTGCCAGGGCTACAGAGGGGCAGAAGCCAGGCCCTTTCTTCAAGGGGGGGAACAGGAAAACACCGAGGGACAGACCAGAGAAATTCAGATTAAATCGGGGCTGATCTCCTCCTAAGGAGGATTGGCAGGGCTTCTTGCCAAAGGCGGGACTTAAGctaaaatgggaaggaaatggGGTGGGGGACACTAAACAGAGATGGGAGAGAATTCTGGCCCGGGGACAAGGGGAGGCAGAGTGTCCTAGTGGCCCGGAGTGCAGAGCTGGTGGGGTAAGGCGGTGGGGGGGAGTCCCCAGGCTGTGCCCTTTCTCGGTCCCCCGTGGGGTCAGGGGGTCCCACAGCGAGAGCCTCCGCATAGAGGGAAGCTGCAGCTGCAGCAGAGAAGGGCCACAAGCCCTTCTCCAAGCGTTCAAGGCTCGTCTGATGCCCGGAAGAAGAGCTAGCCTGTTGTGGGTGGCCGCCGTGGGCATGGCTGGGCCCCGGAGGGAGGAGCCACGCGGGCTGGCCAGCAGACAACTCGGGCCGTGGGCCGTGGGCCTTGGGTCGGGAGCTTGAGAGCCCGAGTTGGGTTGGGGGAGGGACCAGCGCCACCTCCTTGGCAGCAAAGGGTTTCTCCTCCTTGGGGGGAAGCCTGgcgggagaggagaggaaagaaggggcaCTGCCACCGAGGTCCGGGCCTTGGGGCATTGCTGGGCCCCTGTGTGTGGTTCGGCAGGTCCCTCCTCTGTTCCTGGGCCCTCGGCTCGCCCACGGGCGGATGGGAGGGCTTACCCCCCGCCCCCCAGCCTCCAGGGAAGCCGTCCCCAGCCTTGGGAAGCCACGGCACAGCCCCAGGTGGACAAGCAGTGAGACATCCTTATTACAGCTCCGGCTCAGCTGGTGCAGCCTGGAGCTGACCCTCGGGGTCACTCGGGCCCTGCCCATTTGGCAGGCGAGCAGACTGAGGCTCAGCCGGCCAGACGCAGCCGCCGCCCTGTGGTGGCCAGGCGCCCTTTGAACCCCGTGCCCCATGcgctctcctctctccccaacaGATGTCCCTGTGGAGAAGCTGGCCGCCATGCCGGCGCTGAGGAGCGTGAACCTGCAGCTCAACCCTCTGAGCCCCGAGGTGCGAGCCATCGCCAGGCCCCTCATCAAGTTTGACCTCCTCGTGTCCCCCGAAGGAGCCCGGAGCGATTCCGCCCAGTAGGGGCTCAGGCCACCGGACCGGACTTCCAGAGGGGCGGAACCGAGGGGGCCGGGCACCGGAGCCTGGCACAGGGCCCAGCGGTCACCTCTAGGGGCAGGAGCGGGGAGGGTGTGTGTGGGCATGCTGTGTATGTATGTGACATGGGGGTGCTGGCATGGCGGCCGGACCCCCAGAGCAGtggtggaggaggggagggatgGGGCCGGGCGGCCCTGAGCTTCTGGCAGAGAGGATTGGCCCTGGTCAGCTTCTCCTTCCGTCCTAGGAAGTAGCTGGAGGGGAACGGAAAGTGGCCTAGGGTCCCTGCGGAGGAGCAGGAAGTGTCTAGGAGTCCCTGGGGGGGGAGCGAGAAGTGTCCTGGGGTCCCTGGGGGGACTCCTTCCCGTGGCCCTCAAGGGCTCCAGGCTCTGACCCTCCTACCTTACTGGGCTCTGGGAGGAAAGTGTTTTCTCCCTTCCCAGGCCCCTGGGGGATCACTGTTCATGGGGGTCTTCTTCCTGCCAAAGTACAGCCCCCCCAGACTTGTCCttgaacagaaaaggaaactgaggccttgagACAGACATGGCTGACTCACAGTCACGGAGGCAGTGAGTGTCTGGGCTGGGTCCTGGGGTCCTGGCTctggagctgggggggggggtgcagtCTGGAAGAAACGGGCCCAGAGGGAGCCTGCAGGTGATGagtgtcaggatttgaacccaggacctccaGCTCCAGCCAGGCCGTTTCAGCATCAGGTCGCTCCCACCCCTTGCATCCTCCAGCCCTTTGGGTCAGGGCTGGGAAGTGGCCGCCCAGGGGGGCCTGTGGTCCCAggagggaggcagagggaagTCTGGGTGACATGGGGTGCTGCCCCCCGAGTCTGGCCTGGGCTCCCTGCTGGCCTCTCCCAAGCTAAGTGGGACTCTGCCTCTCTAAATGAGATCATTTGTGAGCATCTATTAGGTGCTTCCTGCATACCGGGCTGTTGGTCCCTGCTGGAGTTTACACGAgcacacagagacacatatgCAAAATGCATACAAAGTGAATATAACgtgctggggagggggggagcgaGCGGCTGCAGGAGGGGCTAGGGAAGGCCTCGGGTAGGAGGGGGCCGTGAGCTGCGGGCAGGCGGCCCAGCCGGGGCAAAGGCCTCCGTCCTGAGCGGTGCTTCTGTCATCGGCCACAGCATCTGCCCCCCACAGCTGCTCGCTGGGCCCGACGCCGGGCGCTGTGCCCTGACTGCCAGCGTGCCCGTGACCTCCGCCTCCTCCCTGGCACCAGATGGCGGGCACTGGGTCGGGCGGCCCCAGGAGGCCCTTCCCCGGCGGCTCTGGGAGCGCACTGCTGTGGGCTCGAGCCCTGGCTCCGGCCCAGTGACCGAGGGCAAGTCACTGACTCTCTGACCCTCAGTGTCCCCCTCTGCAAGTGGGAGGTGGTCACATGGACCAGCCCTGAGCTCTGAAAACTGGCTCCAAGTTCTCTAGAAAGGGGAGCGTGGGTCCTTCGGAGCTCCCCCCCCAGGTCCTCCCCAGAGACGGCAGAAATGGGCCGGTCTCGTACAGAGAGTCTCTGACtgggggcaggggggggggggggcacatgGTGAGGAGCGAGGGGACGTCCCGGATCCAGGAGGCCTCCCGGGCCCCCGCCTTTGGACCTCCCCCACCGACCCCAGTCTCTGGGTGCCCCCAATGGCCCCCCCCTCCCCGTCAGTCACTCCGGAGTGACtcctgacacacacacacactcacacacacactcacactcacactcacaccaCTGCCTTGTGCCTTCCTCTTGACCTCTAGACAGAACCTCGGTCCCTTGTTCCTGGGGGTCCCTTGTTCCCGGCGGTCCCTTGTTCCTGGGGGGTCCCTGTTCCTGGGGCCTTAGAAGGacgctccctgagggcaggggccGGTCTTTGTTGGGCCCTTTTTCCCCTCAGTGCCCGGCACAgcgtctggcacatagtaggcccttccTAAGTCCATGCTGCCTGCCTTCCTATGTTCTCCTCGGCTCACCCTCCCCCACCATCCCCAAGGGCCCATTTCTGTGACCTTGTGCCTCGGGCCTCAGTCTGCTTATCTGTAACATGGGGGCTGCCATCCTGACTGACCAGGCCAAGCCAGGGACAGGGGACTGCGGGATGGGGGCCGGGGTCAGGGTCAGTCTGCCAGGGCTGAGGGTCAGGGCGGGGGGTCAAGGTCAGAGGCCCAGCCGGATGTTTCTTGGATgatttctgccccccccccctcccccgagGCTTGGAGCCTAACGTGTCACTAAAGTTCAGAGAGAAGAACCGAGGGGAAGTGACCGGTCCAGGACCATGAGCCATGACCGGACTGGCCAGAAGCCCCCCCGACCGTGGCTGCCCGGTCTTGTGCACAGGGTCTCTGCGTTGCCCGCCTCCTGGGCACAAGGACGGGACGAGTTGTGCCTGCGGGAAAGGAAATCCCTCCCTCGCTGGCTTCTGGGGACTTGGCCAGAGGAGTCTTCCGGCGGACTCGTGGCGCGCTTGATTAGTTTTGGGTTTGCAATAAAGGACATGTTGACTTGGGCTGTGCGGTGGCTGGTTTGGGGGGCGTTTTGTGGTGTTTTGTGGCGTTTCGGCCGCTGTTTCCCCCAGCACTTCCTACAGAGtcgcacatagtaggcatttaattaacACTTATTGGCTGGCTGACTATCCCCCGCGGCCCCACGAATCTCACCTGAAAAAGGTGCGCCCTGCTTTTCAGAGAAGGAGGGATGCCCCCAAGCAGCGCCCTCCCCAAGGCCTGAAACTGGGGGAGAGTCTTCCTTTGGGTTTGGCCGTCTCCTCTCTGCGGTTTTCTGAAAACACAGTAACTAAAATACAAAGTGCTGATGACCGGAGAAAAGGTAAAACACTAAATCCCTAAAATCGTGGGAGTTTGCTTTAAACCAGAGGCTCTCTGGGAGAAATAGTGGCCTGGGGTTCCAGAAGCTGGGGTTCAAATGTTGTCTGTGATTGGGGGATGGGTTTGGTCAAGGACTGTTCcctcctgggcctcagtttcccagatACTTTCTGCGCTCTGGCAGCCAGATCACATGGTCTCTGTGGCCCCTTGGGGCTATTGCAGTTCTGCAGACGGGGCTTGTTCCCTGAGAGGGAATGGGGCACCTTGGCAGCGCTGGGTCCTGAGGGGGGTGGTCAGCATCTCTGCCCCGGTGTCCTTGGGCTCCAGAGCGGTCTCCCCTCCGGCCCCGGAGCTGCGCAGAAGGCTCCACTTCCTCCCGACAGCCCGGCTCCCTGGGGCTGCGGCATTTCCCCAAATCCCCTGGGTCTGAGCGTTTCTGGCTCGGCCTCTGCACCTTATTCTTGTTGCCTTGGGCACTTGCAGAAAATCTCTCATGAGCAGTTAAATGTCGAAGCCTCTGTGGGGAACccagaatcacagatttggagcCAAAAGGAATCTCCGAGGCCCTTCCCAGGAAGCCGGGTGGGTCCCGGGGGCACAAAGTGGTAGGAGACAGAGCTGGGCTTTAGTCCCGGATCCTCCGATGATAAATCCGTGTGCCCAAGCGATGGCTGGTGCAGCCGAGCTGCCCAAGCGGCAGGGAAGAGCTGGTgcggagggagaagggagaggatggggggcagggaaggaaaaggggaaagggagggaagagaggaaagccCAAGCAGGGAAGAGGGGGGAGAAACAAGGATTTGTTAAGCACACACTCTGTGCTGAGGTAAGGAACAGGCAGGCAGTGCCTGTTGTAGGGGGAATGTCGGACAGGAGAGTGCAGCTGCAGGGCAGGCGGAAAGGCCCTGTGGCCCCTAAGGCATCTTCAGGGGCACTTCGCTCTCACTGAGCCTTTACCAGTGCCCACGGCTTTGGAGGGGAGAACTGTGAGTCAGCGGCCATGGGTACAGGAGTGTAAGGGAGACAGACAGTGACCTGGTGGCCCCTGGAGGACGCCTTCAGAGGCTGGGATGGAAGGAGGACCCTGGTTCCCCCCAGCAAGCCCCTCCTTGCTGGCAACCTCCTGGGGGAGTCAGTCCCTGGGAAGCTAAGAAAGAAGATCCTCTGAAGCCGAGGTAGCCCCTCGCTCCCAGTCAGTGCTTCTGAGGGAAGGGC harbors:
- the LRRC20 gene encoding leucine-rich repeat-containing protein 20; the encoded protein is MLKKMGEAVARVARKVNETVENDSDTLDLAECKLVSFPVGIYKVLWNVAEHIRLIILANNELQALTSKFMSTFSQLQELNLEGNALRRLPDEISTLQHLKAINLARNQFQDFPEKLTALRALETINLEKNAIVDVPVEKLAAMPALRSVNLQLNPLSPEVRAIARPLIKFDLLVSPEGARSDSAQ